CCGCCGCGGCCGCCGGCGGCGGCGCGGGAACCTCCGGAATCGGAACGGCCGCCGGACCGGCGTCCGGCAGGCGCGGCGCAAAGGTCTCCGCCGCGACGGCGGCCTCGAGCGGCGCCGGCGCCGGCCGCGGCTGCGGCATGGCCATGCCGATCGTCCGCTCGGCCGGCGGACGCTCCTCCCGCAGCTCGGGCGCAAAGAGGACAACTTCGCGGAACGTCCACTCCTCCTCCCGCTCGGGCCGGCCGGCCGCGGGCCGGTTGACCCAGGCGAGCGCTCCGAAGAGAAGGAGGTTTATCCCTCCGGCCGCCAGAGCCGCGGCCCAGCCGCGGTCCGCCCGGGCCCGGACCGAAGGAGCGGTCCTCACGGTCCCATCTCCTTTCGCGAAGCCAAGGCGACCGTTCGGGCCCCGCCCCGCTTCGCCTCGTCCATCACCCGCACCACCCATTCGGCGGGAGTCCTCCGGTCGGCGACCAGAACGACGCCCGCCCCGGGCTGCCGGGCCAGGCGGCGCGAAACGAGCCCCCGAAGCGTAATCAGATCGATCCGCCGCCCCTCCCAATAGACCTCGCCCGACGGTCCCACGCCTACGAGGATCGCGTGCTTCTCCAGCGGCGCGGCCGATCGCGCCCGGGGCCGCTCCACCTCCAGCCCCGTCTCGCGAACGAAGGTCGTGGTCACCACGTAAAAAAGGAGAAGCGTGAACATGAGATCGATGAGGGGCGCAATCTGAATTTCGGCGCCTCCTCGGGAACGTCCCCGGGCCAGACGAACCGAGCGGATCATGCCGGCCCCCGAACCGCCCTCTCCCGATGCCGCCGAAGTGCGCGCCGTCCTTCGACCGACGCCAGGCGCGCCGCCAGCGCGGTGCGCATCACGAGAAGCGGAATCGCCGCCGCCAGTCCGGCTTCCGTCGTGATCAAAGCCTCCCGGATTCCGCCGGCCAGCAGCCGCGGTTCCCCCGTCCCGTGCGCCCGCAGAACGTCGAACGTCCCCAGCATTCCCGTCACCGTCCCGAGAAGTCCGAGAAGCGGCAGAAGCGCCGCCCGCGACCCCAGCGTCCGCACCTCCCGCGCCGCCCGGGCGGCCTCCCCCGCAAGCCCCGGGTCTTCCGGATCGGCGCTCCGAAAGCGCCGGCGCAGGTCGCGGATCCGGCCCCAGGTCCGGAACGCTCCCCACCAGGCCGCCAGCGAGACCAGCGCGATGGGCCCCATCACGGGTCCTCCGTCCCGGAACAGCATCGAAAGCAGATCCATGAGCCTAGCTCCGGACTTCCTCCCGCGGGATCGAGCGCACCGCCAGGCGATTGATCAGTCCCTGGCCGAACCGCTCCATGTCGGCCAGGATCCGGTCCACGCGGCCGGACAGATGGCTGTGAAAAAGAAGCACGGGAATGGCGACGACGAGCCCCGCCACCGTCGTAATGAGGGCCTCGTAGATGCCGCCGGCCATGATCGCGGGGTCTCCGGAGCCGAGGACCGCGATCCGATCGAACGTCCCCATCATGCCGGTCACGGTGCCCAGGAGACCCAGAAGCGGCGCCACCCCCGCCAGGACCCCCAGAACGCCGAGCGCGCGCTCCAGGCGCGGGAGGGTCCGCAGGATCTCCTCCTGCACGGCGTCTTCCATCGCGGAAACCCCGCCTTGCCGCCGGGCCAGACAGGCGGCCATCATTTCCACGACGGGTCCGCCCCCCTGCGCCGCCAGCCCCTCGGCTTCTTCGAGAGCGCCGCGCTCGCAGGCCGACAGAATCGCCTCCGCCCGGCGTTCGCACGTCCGGCCCCGGCGGCTGAGGAAGACCAGGCGCTCCAGGACCACCCCAAGCGCGAGCGCCGCGACGCCGCCGATCGGGATCATGACCGGGCCGCCCGCGGCCAGCCACGCCCACGTCCCGTCGCGCCCGTACGCGCGCTCCAGGGACATCTCCTGGGTCACGTCCAGAGGAACGCGGACCCGCCCGCCCCCCGCGCGAAGGTCGTCCATCGCGCGCGCGAGAGCCTCCCCGGCCCAGGAGGGAATCCGGGGATTCCAGCGGTATCCCTTCTCGTCCCCCGGCGGAGCGACCGCGAGAGAAACGCCGGACGAAGAGCGTCCCCGCGCGGCGAACAGGCACAGTCCGATCCTCAGGACGTCGACGACTTCGAAGGCTCCCTCGGCGTTCCGGATTCCGGTCTCGAACACCGACGCGCCGTGGATCTCCTCGAGCAGCGAGGCCCACAGCTCGACCAGAGGCTCGAGGTCCGCGGGCTCCGCGGCCGCCTCCAGGCGCGACGCAAGCGCCGCGAGAAGCTCCTTCTGCCGGGCGCGGGCTTCCGACGGAGGAAGCGTATCCAGAAGATCCGAAAGCTTCCCTCGGGCCTCCTCCGCGATCCGGCGGAGTTCCGCGCGCTCCTCCACGAGGGCGGCCTGCGCGTCGCGAAGCCGGGCGCGCCGGCCGCGCAGTTCCTCGAGCGCCGCCTGCTTGCGTCCGAGCGCGGCGGCGCGGTCCACAAGTTCCTCGGCCGCGCGTTCGACGCGGGAGACGGCCTGCGCCAGCTCCCGCTCCTGGGCCTCTTCCTCGCGCGCAAACCGCTCCCGCTCGGCCTCCGCCTCCCGGCGCGCGTCCTCGATCGCCTTCCGGAGGCGCTCCGGAGAGGAAGGTTCCTGAACGCCGAGCAGGACCGACACCGCCAGAGCGATCACCGCCCTGCCTCCGCCCTCGGAACGGCGACCGGAAGAAGGACCAGCCCGGGCGCCTCGCGCCGATCCAGGATCTCGACGGCCCGGCGTACGGCCTCGCGCTCCTCCGGCGAGAGATCCCGTGTCCATCCCTGGGCGGGAAGCCAGAGACCGGCCTCGCGACCGTCTTCCGTGACGAACCCGGCCGCGTGGTGGCCCACGCGGAAGATCCGGGCGTGCCGGAGCCGTCCTTCGCCCACGGGGACCTCGGCCGTCCAGGTTTCCCCCGTCCGCGCGACGCGGATCTCCTCCTCGACATGAGCGGCCAGGCGCCCCAGGAGCGCCGAAACGCCCTCTCCGGGCGCGGCGGGACGAAGGCGGGCGGCCCGGTCCTCCCTCCGATACGGAAGACCCGCCTCGACGTGCGAAAGCGCTCGGACCCGGAGCCGTTCCAGGCCGGGCTCGAGCGTCCGGCGGGCCCGTTCCACGGCTTCCGCCTCCCGGCTCAGGTGCTCCACTTCCGCCCGAATCCCGGCGGATTCCCGGTCGATCTCTTCTTCGCGCCGCCGGAACTCGGCGATTTCCGCGGAAAGCTTCTTCTCGGCGCTCCGGGCCTCCTCCAGGCGCGCCGCCCGCGCGCGCCGGCGCTCGTAGTACGCGGCGCGCTCCTCGCGAAGGGCCCGCACGATCTTCTCGAGCTCCCCGGGCGTGCCGGAGGGCGGAGGATCCTGGCCGGTCGAGACGCCGGCGGCGGCGAGAACCGCCAGCGCGGTCGCGATCCGAAGAGGGCTTTTCATGAGGGTTCCCCGTCGTCCGCGGTGAAACTCGGTTTCATAAAGAGACCCCGGGCCCGCGCCCGTCAAGGGAAATCGCGGGCGCCGCCATCAGAACCCCACCTCGAACCCCACCTGAATCTGCCGGGGAAGGCCCGGCCGCGCGCCGTAGGGGCGGTGGGACACCACGTATTCCTCATCGAACAGGTTCAGCACGTTCACGTAAAGGCGCTGCCTGGAGAACAGGCTCACGAAGGCGGTGACGTCGAAGACGACCCGTGAGGGCACCTTGTGGTAACGGTCCGGATCCCCGCGCCCCGCCTGCTCGCGCATCCACCCGATGTAGTTCGCCAGGAGCGAGACCCCCCAGAACGCCCCCTCCACTCCCGCCGAAAGCGTGAGTTGGTGCTCCGGAAGGTACGGAAGCTCGTCCCCGGATTCCACGTCTCCGAACTGAGGATTGTCGGAGCTGAACGTGGTCCGGAACTCGGACTGCATGAACGTGTAGGCGAGCGTGACCGGAAGCGCCGTCTCCGGGGCGACCTCGAAGCGATGCCCCGCGGCCGCCTCGAGCCCGTAGACGTGCACTTCCCCGCCGTTGAATTGCTCGCCCGTCCCGGACCCTCCCCCCGCGAACGTGTCCTCCGCGGTCAGGTTGTCGTAGTCGTTGAAGAACGCCGTGACGGACGCCCGTGTCCGCTCCCCCGAGAAGAGAAGCCCCAGCTCGTAGTTGACGCTGTCCTCGGGATCCACATCCTCGTCCTGACCCGGAGCCTTCGGGCTGAATCCTCGATGCGCGCCCGCCGACAGGGCCCACCCCTCCGAGAACTCCCACGCCGCCCGCAGGCCGGGCAGCAGGATCCCCGTGAAATCGTCCGATTCCTCCCCCGTCCGGTGATCCTCGAACGCGGCACGGATGAACTCCCCGCGGAGGCGGGGCGTGACCGTGACCGGCCCGAACCGGTGCGTGTACGCCGCATGCAGAGCGGCGGCCTCCGAGACGCCGGTCGTGTCGGTGTTCACGAGCCGGGGATCGCCGTTGAAGACCAGGCGCCCCGCCTCCATGCGGTAGGCGTCTTCCGTGTGGAACCGGACGGCCTCGTCCCGGTGGAGCCGCACGCCCGCCCGGAACGCCTGCCGGATCCGGCGCCGGCCGTCCTCCAGAGCCCAGCGGAATTCCGTCTGGATCCCCTGTGAGACGAACTCGCGATCGTTGGTTCCGATCATCAGGTGCTCGTCGCTGTTGGACGAATCCGCGGCCCCCGTCAGGACCGCGTAATAGACCGCGTTCGTGCCCGCATCCGGGTTGGCCAGCAGCGTGTTGAGATCCGGACCGCTCCGGAAGCGGTTGAGCTTGCGCCAGACGCGCGCGAAGTCGTGATGGTAGACCGCCGTCTCCAGGACCGCGGCGTTCCCCAGCTCCAGCGTGTGAAAGAGCTCCGCCTGAAGGCGATCCCACCGCATGCGGTCGAGCTGGGAACCGCGGTATCGGCGGTAAGGATCGTCCGAAAAGTCCTCGTCCGTAAGGCCCAGGTACGTCTCGTCGGATTCTTCGTCGGAATATCCGAGCTTGAGGACGATCCGGTGCGCCGGTCCGGCGTCGGCCCCGAACCGCAATCCGCCCTTGAACATGGCCTCCGTCTTGACGAAGCCCGTGTCGCCTCCCCCGTCGAGATCCTTGAATCCGTCGGAGGCGATCTGAACGCCTTCCAGGAGGAAACCGAAGGCGGCGGGATCGGACGCCAGCTCGTGTCCCGTCCACAGATGGACCTTGCGATATCCGAAGGATCCGACCGCCACATCGACGTTTCCGGAGAATGCCGTCGGGAGGGGGCGGGTTTTCAGGTTGATCGCCCCGCCCGTCGTGAACGGG
This portion of the Planctomycetota bacterium genome encodes:
- a CDS encoding biopolymer transporter ExbD, yielding MIRSVRLARGRSRGGAEIQIAPLIDLMFTLLLFYVVTTTFVRETGLEVERPRARSAAPLEKHAILVGVGPSGEVYWEGRRIDLITLRGLVSRRLARQPGAGVVLVADRRTPAEWVVRVMDEAKRGGARTVALASRKEMGP
- a CDS encoding MotA/TolQ/ExbB proton channel family protein translates to MDLLSMLFRDGGPVMGPIALVSLAAWWGAFRTWGRIRDLRRRFRSADPEDPGLAGEAARAAREVRTLGSRAALLPLLGLLGTVTGMLGTFDVLRAHGTGEPRLLAGGIREALITTEAGLAAAIPLLVMRTALAARLASVEGRRALRRHRERAVRGPA
- a CDS encoding MotA/TolQ/ExbB proton channel family protein; the protein is MIALAVSVLLGVQEPSSPERLRKAIEDARREAEAERERFAREEEAQERELAQAVSRVERAAEELVDRAAALGRKQAALEELRGRRARLRDAQAALVEERAELRRIAEEARGKLSDLLDTLPPSEARARQKELLAALASRLEAAAEPADLEPLVELWASLLEEIHGASVFETGIRNAEGAFEVVDVLRIGLCLFAARGRSSSGVSLAVAPPGDEKGYRWNPRIPSWAGEALARAMDDLRAGGGRVRVPLDVTQEMSLERAYGRDGTWAWLAAGGPVMIPIGGVAALALGVVLERLVFLSRRGRTCERRAEAILSACERGALEEAEGLAAQGGGPVVEMMAACLARRQGGVSAMEDAVQEEILRTLPRLERALGVLGVLAGVAPLLGLLGTVTGMMGTFDRIAVLGSGDPAIMAGGIYEALITTVAGLVVAIPVLLFHSHLSGRVDRILADMERFGQGLINRLAVRSIPREEVRS
- a CDS encoding DUF3450 family protein, with amino-acid sequence MKSPLRIATALAVLAAAGVSTGQDPPPSGTPGELEKIVRALREERAAYYERRRARAARLEEARSAEKKLSAEIAEFRRREEEIDRESAGIRAEVEHLSREAEAVERARRTLEPGLERLRVRALSHVEAGLPYRREDRAARLRPAAPGEGVSALLGRLAAHVEEEIRVARTGETWTAEVPVGEGRLRHARIFRVGHHAAGFVTEDGREAGLWLPAQGWTRDLSPEEREAVRRAVEILDRREAPGLVLLPVAVPRAEAGR
- a CDS encoding TonB-dependent receptor, with product MLPLFSLVAGLSLAAQVQPPPPSETPSRPQEPAGPTQELEEETVVGTSQPARDRLDRPAYALAADDLERTEYDDIHRVLRQVPGVHLREEDGYGLRPNIGIRGTSTERSAKVTLMEDGVLLAPAPYSAPAAYYFPLTTRMTGVEAFMGPEVLGYGPFTTGGAINLKTRPLPTAFSGNVDVAVGSFGYRKVHLWTGHELASDPAAFGFLLEGVQIASDGFKDLDGGGDTGFVKTEAMFKGGLRFGADAGPAHRIVLKLGYSDEESDETYLGLTDEDFSDDPYRRYRGSQLDRMRWDRLQAELFHTLELGNAAVLETAVYHHDFARVWRKLNRFRSGPDLNTLLANPDAGTNAVYYAVLTGAADSSNSDEHLMIGTNDREFVSQGIQTEFRWALEDGRRRIRQAFRAGVRLHRDEAVRFHTEDAYRMEAGRLVFNGDPRLVNTDTTGVSEAAALHAAYTHRFGPVTVTPRLRGEFIRAAFEDHRTGEESDDFTGILLPGLRAAWEFSEGWALSAGAHRGFSPKAPGQDEDVDPEDSVNYELGLLFSGERTRASVTAFFNDYDNLTAEDTFAGGGSGTGEQFNGGEVHVYGLEAAAGHRFEVAPETALPVTLAYTFMQSEFRTTFSSDNPQFGDVESGDELPYLPEHQLTLSAGVEGAFWGVSLLANYIGWMREQAGRGDPDRYHKVPSRVVFDVTAFVSLFSRQRLYVNVLNLFDEEYVVSHRPYGARPGLPRQIQVGFEVGF